The following are from one region of the Penaeus chinensis breed Huanghai No. 1 chromosome 32, ASM1920278v2, whole genome shotgun sequence genome:
- the LOC125042515 gene encoding protein FAM8A1-like, producing MPTLENEPFQLGPRKKERTVPPRKYEGQYPTAGDYAEALRSWMNQMYQWQCAAAAFPYFLASIQKQNGIGSSGPSVPPPTQPHQPAPTPTTPPAPEQRNANQQQQQQPQEQQQRGVEYVIPPLWKRLIAEAIDFLLLFIIKLAVTFAAVDAFDLLSDVEKYDFENLGADIMADYKIALEMTSEILVLELIHRIGTCVFEALCLHRGSGGTGGATPGKKLIGLKVVRCEWVVPTLGEQALVFPASDLGLSRAAIRSVVKNFSLTFLFPICFTLFSFQHNRTVYDIIAGSIVVEERPNQRRRVNNNAN from the exons ATGCCAACTCTCGAGAATGAACCCTTCCAGCTGGGACCCCGAAAAA AAGAACGAACAGTTCCTCCACGCAAGTATGAGGGACAGTACCCTACAGCTGGAGATTATGCTGAGGCACTGCGGTCGTGGATGAACCAAATGTACCAGTGGCAGTGTGCAGCAGCagcatttccttattttcttgcaTCTATACAAAAGCAG AATGGAATTGGGAGTTCTGGGCCGTCagtccctcccccaacccagccGCACCAGCCAGCCCCAACTCCTACAACACCACCTGCACCTGAGCAGAGAAACGccaaccagcagcagcagcaacagccccAAGAACAGCAACAAAGAG GTGTAGAATACGTAATCCCACCTCTATGGAAGAGACTTATTGCCGAGGCCATTGACTTCCTTCTCCTGTTCATCATCAAGTTAGCCGTCACATTTGCTGCAGTGGATGCCTTTGATCTACT GAGTGATGTAGAAAAATATGACTTTGAGAATTTAGGAGCTGACATCATGGCTGATTACAAAATTGCTCTTGAAATGACATCAGAAATTCTTGTGCTTGAGTTAATCCATCGTATTGGCACGTGTGTGTTTGAG GCCCTTTGTTTACACCGTGGTTCAGGTGGGACAGGTGGAGCAACTCCAGGCAAGAAACTGATAGGGCTCAAGGTGGTGCGATGTGAGTGGGTTGTGCCCACCTTAGGTGAACAAGCTTTAGTTTTCCCTGCATCAGATCTAGG GTTAAGTCGTGCTGCCATTCGTTCCGTGGTGAAGAATTTCTCCTtgaccttcctcttccccatctgctTCACGCTTTTCTCATTCCAACACAATCGCACTGTGTATGACATCATAGCAGGTTCCATTGTTGTTGAGGAGAGGCCCAACCAAAGACGAAGagttaataacaatgctaactaG